TCCATCCGCTTGCACGGACCATGTTTCTACTTCATTCATTTATCCATCGTTCCTTTCTTAGTCAACCGTTCTTCGAACATGACGCTGATCAGCATCGCGATGACACCAAACGTCAAACAGACGTCTGCGACATTAAAGATCGGAAAATTATAGCCGAACGGGAAGAAGTGGAAGAAATCAACGACTTCTCCTCGTGCCATTCGATCAATGAAATTTCCGATCGCACCACTGAGCAATAACGCGATGCTCCAAGCAAATACCTTATTTTTCGTGCCTTCCTTGTAGAGGAAGTAAATCAATCCAATGACGACGACGACTGTAAC
This region of Exiguobacterium acetylicum DSM 20416 genomic DNA includes:
- the lspA gene encoding signal peptidase II, translated to MWLYLGIAALLVGIDQLTKWIVVQNMTIGQAITVIPDFFYLNSYRNRGAAWGMLEGKFGFFFIVTVVVVIGLIYFLYKEGTKNKVFAWSIALLLSGAIGNFIDRMARGEVVDFFHFFPFGYNFPIFNVADVCLTFGVIAMLISVMFEERLTKKGTMDK